One Portunus trituberculatus isolate SZX2019 chromosome 43, ASM1759143v1, whole genome shotgun sequence DNA segment encodes these proteins:
- the LOC123518210 gene encoding serine-aspartate repeat-containing protein I-like — MKTTNLSRCLTLLTLALLALVLLTGKADGRPENSGARNERSPSVVRIIWRVVSKVLSIFGFSDEDGDAAVDEDGDAAVDEDGEAAVDEDGEAAVDEDGDAAVDEDGDAAVDEDGDAVVDEDGDAVVDEDGDAVVDEDGDAAVDEDGEAAVDEDGEAAVDEDGDAAVDEDGDAVVDEDGDAAVDEDGDAAVDEDGDAAVDEDGDAAVDEDGDAVVDEDGDAVVDEDGDAAVDEDESKLSSRT; from the coding sequence ATGAAGACGACAAACCTGAGCCGATGTCTGACCCTGCTGACGCTGGCCCTGCTGGCGTTGGTCCTGCTGACTGGAAAAGCTGACGGTAGACCAGAAAATTCAggagcaagaaatgaaagaagtccAAGCGTTGTCAGAATCATCTGGCGTGTCGTGTCGAAAGTGTTAAGCATATTTGGATTCAGTGATGAGGATGGCGACGCAGCAGTTGATGAGGATGGCGACGCAGCAGTTGATGAGGATGGCGAAGCAGCAGTTGATGAGGATGGCGAAGCAGCAGTTGATGAGGATGGCGACGCAGCAGTTGATGAGGATGGCGACGCAGCAGTTGATGAGGATGGCGACGCAGTAGTTGATGAGGATGGCGACGCAGTAGTTGATGAGGATGGCGACGCAGTAGTTGATGAGGATGGCGACGCAGCAGTTGATGAGGATGGCGAAGCAGCAGTTGATGAGGATGGCGAAGCAGCAGTTGATGAGGATGGCGACGCAGCAGTTGATGAGGATGGCGACGCAGTAGTTGATGAGGATGGCGACGCAGCAGTTGATGAGGATGGCGACGCAGCAGTTGATGAGGATGGCGACGCAGCAGTTGATGAGGATGGCGACGCAGCAGTTGATGAGGATGGCGACGCAGTAGTTGATGAGGATGGCGACGCAGTAGTTGATGAGGATGGCGACGCAGCAGTTGATGAGGATGAAAGCAAACTATCTAGTAGAACTTAA
- the LOC123518244 gene encoding uncharacterized protein LOC123518244 — MRATLVAVVVVGLTLLAGGGRCLSDYMTGDAMEVMVGELESRGSRDDLNALYSKALRHCTCIELAKKDASRDEMCQCIAEVRACDDKYRPTSHTPENEFSDGIYNWMTCMGDPKLPAALHCWNTVVSQPLQMMCQAKALHCEPNITP, encoded by the exons ATGAGGGCAacactggtggcggtggtggtggtggggctgaCGCTGCTGGCGGGAGGCGGCCGCTGCCTGAGTGACTACATGACTGGCGACGCGATGGAAGTGATGGTGGGCGAGCTGGAAAGTAGAGGATCAAGGGATGACTTGAATGCCTTGTATTCTAAAGCCTTGA GACATTGTACCTGCATTGAGCTCGCCAAGAAAGACGCCTCCAGGGACGAGATGTGTCAGTGTATCGCAGAGGTCAGAGCATGCGACGACAAGTACAGACCGACCAGCCACACGC CCGAAAACGAGTTTTCTGATGGGATTTACAACTGGATGACCTGTATGGGTGATCCCAAACTT CCCGCCGCCCTCCACTGCTGGAATACCGTGGTATCGCAACCTCTCCAGATGATGTGTCAAGCCAAGGCACTGCACTGCGAGCCGAACATTACCCCGTGA
- the LOC123518188 gene encoding uncharacterized protein LOC123518188, with protein sequence MKATLVAVVVVGLTLMTGGGSCLSDYMVGDAMQKLTGFFRSEGDMVNRLMSYQEAVRHCTCFVHATEGHKENEKCQCIKDMKECDKKHKIDSSLTFEETRDILYRWVNCLGPKKLRVAYRCREEMIHNPYEMMCKDWTLNCE encoded by the exons ATGAAGGCAacactggtggcggtggtagtggtggggctGACGCTGATGACGGGAGGCGGCAGCTGCCTGAGTGACTACATGGTTGGCGACGCGATGCAGAAGCTGACGGGCTTCTTTCGCAGTGAAGGTGACATGGTGAACCGGTTGATGTCCTATCAAGAAGCCGTGA GGCACTGTACCTGCTTTGTGCACGCCACCGAAGGCcacaaggagaatgaaaagtgcCAGTGTATCAAAGACATGAAGGAATGcgacaagaaacacaaaatagacAGTTCCTTGA CCTTCGAAGAAACTAGGGATATACTTTATAGATGGGTCAACTGCCTGGGTCCCAAGAAACTA CGTGTAGCGTACCGGTGCAGAGAGGAGATGATACACAACCCGTACGAAATGATGTGCAAGGACTGGACGTTGAACTGCGAATAG